From the Lathyrus oleraceus cultivar Zhongwan6 chromosome 4, CAAS_Psat_ZW6_1.0, whole genome shotgun sequence genome, one window contains:
- the LOC127137324 gene encoding uncharacterized protein LOC127137324 codes for MEALADAQNQPPPTPPTPFWRTVISEIVSTPVSAAPISAPRHHMPSGFPWGMPPNFMPEGCQPEVLVTQPVMFVPPLVVHVVLYVEEPIFHADQGETVGVYERTDEFKDQFQAMQKEIQSLRGKDLFGKNARDMCLVPNVKILHKFKVPDFKNYKGNSFPFSHLVMYARKISTRTDNHQLLIHYFQDHLTRVALKWYMGLDNTQIRTFKDLGEAFVLQYKYNVDMAPNKDQLRAMSRKDKETFKEYTQRWCEIAAQEEGIREGRLKEGSSSDGSRNYGNGLTKKKEHDANSISQERRRRLPRNSQCHQHMVSVTPIINVAPVAQAEPSYQSCSQQCANQQNDTQRHVQFDPIPMTYAELFPTLIQKNLVQTRTPPVVPKELMWWYKPEKHCAFHQGTPGQDIENCFTLKVEVRRLMQIGILSFEDSNPNVQVNPLPEHGNATVNMVEGCPRKYRVFDINLIRRSLVEMHATLCELSYYEHDHASCQVCSKDPSGCVIVKRDLQELLDQNLIQKTAISPLVIHLAGATPYESDKVVPYKYNATMVKRRGVTRSGRVFTVAAPKRTVDVVIEKSSQERFMFVQVGQSSIANQNVDQDEVLKLIKKSDFNMVDQLLHTSSKTYVLSLLMSSEAHREALQKVLEKAYMDYDMIIDQLNGIVANIIVCNNLSFSDEELPEQGRNHNLALHISMNCQEDALSNMLVDIGSSLNVLPKSTLSKLAYQGAPMRFSGVVLKAFDGASFQSLYVDNIIVKKKGKSMSSLKDAQSMVENGQSVKWGQIVELAENNNRAGLGF; via the exons ATGGAAGCTTTGGCGGATGCTCAAAATCAACCTCCACCTACTCCTCCGACTCCATTTTGGAGGACCGTGATTTCCGAGATTGTCTCTACGCCCGTCTCTGCGGCTCCCATCAGTGCTCCGCGACACCACATGCCTTCTGGTTTTCCTTGGGGCATGCCTCCCAACTTTATGCCTGAGGGGTGCCAACCTGAAGTTCTAGTGACTCAACCTGTGATGTTTGTACCACCTCTCGTGGTTCATGTTGTTCTGTATGTTGAAGAACCTATTTTTCACGCTGACCAAGGTGAGACTGTTGGTGTCTATGAGAGAACAGACGAGTTCAAAGATCAATTTCAGGCTATGCAGAAAGAGATTCAATCTTTAAGAGGAaaagatctatttgggaagaaTGCTCGTGATATGTGTTTGGTCCCTAATGTGAAGATTCTGCATAAGTTCAAGGTTCCAGATTTTAAAAATTACAAAGGCAACTCTTTTCCTTTtagtcatttggtgatgtatgctcgtaagataTCGACTCGGACTGACAATCATCAattgttgatccactactttcaagaccATTTAACTAGAGTTGCTCTGAAATGGTATATGGGGCTCGACAATACTCAAATCCGAACATTCAAGgacctaggtgaggcttttgtcctccagtacaaatacaatgttgacatggcACCGAACAAGGATCAACTTCGTGCTATGTCCCGCAAAGACAaagagaccttcaaggagtacaCGCAGAGATGGTGCGAGATTGCTGCACAG GAAGAAGGTATCCGTGAAGGACGGTTGAAAGAAGGTAGTTCATCTGATGGTTCCAGAAATTATGGGAATGGTTTAACTAAGAAGAAGGAACACGATGCAAACTCTATCTCGCAAGAGAGACGAAGAAGGCTTCCGAGGAACAGTCAATGTCATCAGCACATGGTGTCTGTAACCCCAATAATCAATGTTGCTCCAGTGGCTCAAGCAGAACCGAGTTATCAATCGTGTTCCCAACAATGCGCGAATCAACAGAATGATACCCAAAGGCATGTACAGTTTGAcccaattccaatgacttatgcagagTTGTTTCCTACTTTAATTCAGAAAAATTTGGTGCAAACGAGGACTCCACCAGTTGTTCCAAAAGAGCTTAtgtggtggtataaacctgaaaAACATTGTGCATTTCACCAAGGAACACCTGGGCAAGATATTGAGAATTGTTTCACCTTGAAAGTTGAGGTAAGAAGGTTAATGCAAATTGGTATCTTGTCATTTGAAGATTCCAATCCCAATGTACAAGTTAATCCACTGCCCGAGCATGGAAATGCAACTGTAAATATGGTCGAAGGATGTCCTAGGAAGTATCGAGTTTTTGATATCAATTTAATCAGAAGATCCTTGGTTGAAATGCATGCTACTTTATGTGAATTGAGttattatgagcatgaccatgcttCTTGCCAAGTTTGTTCCAAAGATCCCTCAGGATGTGTTATTGTTAAAAGAGACTTGCAAGAGCTATTGGATCAGAATCTTATTCAG AAGACTGCTATTTCTCCATTGGTTATTCATTTGGCGGGTGCAACTCCTTACGagtctgataaagttgtgccttacaagtataatgctactatggtAAAAAGACG tggtgtgacccgaagtggtcggGTATTTACTGTTGCAGCTCCTAAGAGGACTGTAGATGTAGTGATAGAGAAATCAAGTCAAGAGAGATTCATGTTTGTACAAGTCGGACAATCTAGTATTGCAAATCAgaatgttgatcaagatgaaGTACTGaaattgattaagaagagtgatttcaATATGGTGGATCAGTTGTTGCATACTTCGTCCAAGACATATGTGTTATCCCTACTAATGAGTTCGGAAGcacaccgagaagctttgcagaaggtcCTTGAGAAAGCCTATATGGACTATGACATGATAATTGATCAATTAAATGGCATTGTGGCTAATATTATTGTatgtaacaatttgagcttcagTGATGAAGAACTGCCCGAGCAGGGGAGGAATcacaatttggccttacatatctctatgaattgtcAAGAAGATGCCCTATCCAATATGTTGGTGGATATTGGATCCTCTTTGAATGTTTTGCCCAAGTCTACTCTGTCTAAACTTGCTTACCAAGGTGCTCCGATGAGATTTAGTGGAGTTGTTCTAAAAGCCTTCGATG GAGCGTCGTTTCAATCTCTTTATGTTGACAATATTATTGTTAAGAAGAAGGGTAAATCCATGTCATCCTTGAAAGACGCCCAGTCTATGGTAGAGAATGGTCAATCTGTGAAGTGGGGACAGATTGTTGAGCTTGCTGAAAACAATAACAGAGCTGGTTTGGGTTTTTAA